CTCGCAGTTGTGCCACTGGCGGAAGTCCTCGTAGCGCTCGGCGGGCACGTTGATCCAGATGGCGGCGAGGGCCTGGTGCGCGGGTGCGGACACGGCGTTCTCTCTCCTCAGGGCCCCAGGACCTCGATCAGGTTCCCGTCGGGGTCCCGCAGGAAGACCATCTGGATCTCGGGGGTGCGGCGGATGGGCTCGCTCAGAAACTCCGCCCCCTTGCTCTTCCATTCCTTGTAGGTCGCCATGATGTCCTTCACCCACATGGTGACGTAGCGGTAGCCGCTCGCGCCGTCGATCCCGGCGGAGGTGGCGGGCGGCGCGCCCGGGAAGGAGATGAGCTTGAGGTTCACGTCCCCGAACTGCATGTACTGGATGTCG
This genomic stretch from bacterium harbors:
- a CDS encoding VOC family protein, whose product is MVELQRPVLDIGLVVRDIEKSLAFYRDTLGMKPTRQINLDTESARAGGVSKEGFDIQYMQFGDVNLKLISFPGAPPATSAGIDGASGYRYVTMWVKDIMATYKEWKSKGAEFLSEPIRRTPEIQMVFLRDPDGNLIEVLGP